The Natronogracilivirga saccharolytica genome includes a window with the following:
- a CDS encoding methyltransferase domain-containing protein encodes MSTRRKKDRTSGFFLSRRQTELTEWMDLRDCDPVMLRNTYRYFSIVNRLISRWDAVYRRWIRPELHPHRTFRLLDVGSGGGDLTYRIRQLAVRDGFRLSVTGIDPDPRAWDFAVNTYNGNNNDSSGSGRNAGKTGKSPRSSQPGIPAGTDGLQFRRESARSLIDRQESFDFVICNHVLHHLGDKTIPEFMNELTQLARIRVLCSDIERSVTGYAMFSVATWPLFPKSFIRADGLISIRKSFTLHELRRLAPAGWTVNRMFPYRLLAVFDCKKTDTPSDN; translated from the coding sequence ATGAGCACCCGTCGAAAAAAGGACAGAACCTCCGGCTTTTTTCTGTCCCGCCGGCAAACCGAACTCACTGAGTGGATGGATCTTCGGGACTGCGACCCGGTCATGCTCCGCAATACCTACCGGTACTTCTCCATTGTCAACCGGCTGATCTCCCGCTGGGATGCTGTCTACCGCAGATGGATCCGCCCCGAACTCCATCCGCACCGTACCTTCCGCCTGCTTGATGTGGGTTCGGGCGGCGGCGATCTCACATACCGTATCCGGCAGCTTGCCGTCCGTGACGGATTCCGGCTCAGCGTCACCGGAATTGATCCGGATCCGAGAGCATGGGATTTTGCCGTAAATACGTACAATGGCAACAATAATGATTCCAGCGGTTCCGGCAGGAACGCCGGCAAAACGGGAAAAAGCCCCCGGTCAAGTCAGCCCGGCATTCCCGCCGGTACGGATGGCCTGCAGTTCCGGCGGGAATCTGCCCGGTCCCTGATCGACCGGCAGGAGTCATTCGATTTTGTGATATGCAACCATGTACTGCATCATCTCGGGGACAAAACCATTCCGGAGTTCATGAATGAACTCACACAGCTTGCCCGGATCCGGGTCCTCTGCAGCGACATCGAGCGCTCCGTGACCGGCTATGCGATGTTTTCTGTTGCGACATGGCCGCTGTTTCCAAAATCTTTCATCCGTGCGGACGGCCTGATTTCCATCCGAAAAAGTTTTACACTGCATGAACTGCGCAGGCTGGCACCCGCCGGCTGGACCGTAAACCGCATGTTTCCCTACCGGCTGCTGGCGGTGTTTGACTGCAAAAAGACTGACACGCCATCCGATAATTAA
- a CDS encoding type III polyketide synthase encodes MTVYIHRLETSVPATYYEQEFASELMQKNVSDRAAVKRVIRGVYNNTGIRKRHSVINDFNGSADPALFFDPDGMKVTAPDTHRRNDIYSREARKLFVDLAGKLISRTPDFTREDITHVITVSCTGFFAPGPDYYVVRELGLHGSTQRYHIGFMGCYAAFQGLKMADSFCRSDPEAVVLVLCVELCTLHLQFSDDTDSIISASVFGDGGAGALVSARKPAAVADQNGSGTQKPFQIRSFHSDLTSEGESDMAWTIGNEGFRMRLSTYVPEIIRKNIKPSLDNILSQAGVEQKDITRWAVHPGGRAILDKVQQALGISDEAMAASRHVLSEYGNMSSATVLFVLKRLAEEPGDGRSHTIFSMAFGPGLTLETGLFQTAGNE; translated from the coding sequence ATGACCGTCTACATTCATCGTCTGGAGACATCCGTCCCGGCCACCTATTACGAACAGGAATTTGCATCCGAACTGATGCAGAAGAACGTGAGCGACCGGGCCGCCGTCAAGCGCGTTATCCGCGGCGTATACAACAATACCGGCATCCGGAAAAGGCACAGTGTAATCAACGACTTCAACGGCAGCGCTGATCCGGCACTTTTTTTTGATCCTGACGGCATGAAAGTTACTGCGCCGGACACCCACAGGCGCAACGATATCTACAGCCGGGAAGCCCGCAAGCTGTTTGTCGACCTGGCCGGCAAGCTGATCTCCCGGACACCTGATTTCACCAGGGAAGATATCACTCACGTCATCACCGTTTCGTGCACCGGTTTTTTTGCTCCGGGCCCGGATTATTACGTGGTGCGCGAACTTGGCCTCCACGGCTCCACCCAGCGCTACCACATCGGTTTTATGGGCTGTTACGCCGCTTTTCAGGGTTTAAAAATGGCCGACTCATTCTGCAGGTCTGATCCTGAGGCCGTTGTTCTTGTTCTGTGCGTGGAGCTTTGTACGCTTCACCTGCAATTCAGCGACGATACCGACTCCATCATTTCGGCCTCGGTATTTGGTGACGGCGGGGCCGGAGCCCTGGTCAGTGCCCGCAAGCCTGCAGCCGTCGCGGATCAGAACGGCTCCGGAACCCAGAAACCTTTCCAGATTCGTTCCTTTCACAGCGACCTGACCAGTGAAGGCGAAAGCGACATGGCCTGGACGATCGGCAATGAGGGCTTCCGGATGCGCCTGTCCACTTACGTGCCCGAAATTATCCGCAAAAACATCAAGCCGTCGCTGGACAACATCCTCAGTCAGGCCGGAGTGGAGCAAAAGGACATCACAAGATGGGCCGTTCACCCCGGAGGCCGCGCCATACTCGATAAAGTGCAGCAGGCGCTCGGAATTTCGGATGAAGCCATGGCCGCCTCCCGCCATGTGCTCAGTGAATATGGAAACATGAGCAGCGCCACCGTCCTTTTTGTATTAAAAAGACTGGCTGAAGAACCCGGCGACGGGCGCAGCCACACCATCTTCAGCATGGCCTTCGGACCGGGACTGACCCTGGAAACCGGGCTCTTTCAGACCGCAGGAAATGAGTAA
- a CDS encoding MATE family efflux transporter, which yields MVARQQIVPESRSILALGLPLIGAQLAQISMNFVDTVMAGNYHPDDLASVAIGSSFFMPLFTVVIGILMALSPIIAQLFGARNLNLVGKKVRQGFWLALILSVPGIVLLNNLDPVMGLMGFSPEVTTITSGYLFAISWGVPAAFCFMVLRFFNEALGATRPALYVTLIGLAFNILGNYTLIYGRFGFPELGAVGTGWATAIVFWVMFLVMLAYTLWKPAYRRFRLLDDIQLPERRHIGEILRIGTPIGISMGMETSMFAVVALMMGAMGTTIVAAHQIAINVASITFMIPLGLSMAITVRVGQLYGKQQLWQSRIAGFTGIGICTAIMCIAALIMILFPGHIAGIYTSDPDVITMAASLLIMAAIFQISDGLQVGGSGALRGLKDTRVPMFVNLTAYWIIGIPTGYTMGIIFGWGPAGLWAGLIAGLTVAAILHNIRFFRITKSFITGPPRKPVAAGTETESGAA from the coding sequence ATGGTTGCAAGGCAGCAAATAGTACCCGAGTCACGAAGCATTCTTGCCCTTGGCCTTCCGCTGATCGGCGCACAACTGGCGCAGATATCCATGAATTTTGTGGATACCGTGATGGCCGGAAATTACCACCCGGACGATCTGGCCTCGGTTGCCATCGGTTCCAGCTTCTTCATGCCACTGTTTACGGTCGTTATCGGCATACTGATGGCGCTGAGTCCGATCATTGCCCAGCTGTTCGGCGCCCGGAATCTGAACCTCGTCGGGAAAAAAGTCCGGCAGGGCTTCTGGCTTGCCCTGATCCTCTCCGTCCCGGGAATCGTGCTGCTGAACAATCTGGATCCGGTCATGGGGCTGATGGGCTTCTCGCCGGAGGTCACCACCATCACTTCCGGTTATCTGTTTGCCATTTCCTGGGGTGTACCTGCCGCCTTCTGCTTCATGGTGCTTCGCTTTTTCAACGAAGCCCTTGGTGCCACCCGTCCGGCGCTCTACGTTACGCTGATCGGCCTGGCTTTCAATATCCTGGGCAACTATACGCTGATTTACGGCCGGTTCGGGTTTCCTGAGCTCGGTGCCGTGGGCACCGGATGGGCAACTGCAATTGTCTTCTGGGTCATGTTCCTGGTCATGCTGGCATATACGCTCTGGAAGCCGGCTTACCGCCGGTTCAGATTGCTGGATGACATCCAGCTGCCCGAACGGCGCCATATCGGAGAGATTCTGCGCATCGGGACCCCCATCGGCATCAGCATGGGCATGGAAACGAGCATGTTCGCCGTGGTGGCATTGATGATGGGGGCCATGGGAACGACCATCGTGGCCGCTCACCAGATTGCCATCAACGTGGCATCCATCACCTTCATGATACCGCTCGGGCTGTCCATGGCCATTACGGTACGGGTCGGACAGCTTTACGGAAAACAGCAGCTCTGGCAGTCACGAATTGCCGGGTTCACCGGAATCGGCATTTGCACAGCCATCATGTGCATTGCGGCACTGATTATGATTCTGTTCCCGGGCCACATCGCCGGGATTTATACTTCAGACCCCGACGTGATAACCATGGCTGCATCATTGCTCATCATGGCCGCCATTTTTCAAATTTCGGACGGACTCCAGGTCGGAGGATCCGGGGCGCTGCGCGGACTGAAGGATACCAGGGTTCCGATGTTCGTCAACCTCACTGCCTACTGGATTATCGGGATTCCGACCGGATATACGATGGGAATTATCTTCGGATGGGGACCTGCGGGACTTTGGGCGGGACTCATTGCCGGACTCACCGTTGCTGCCATTCTGCACAATATCCGGTTTTTCCGTATCACAAAAAGTTTCATCACCGGCCCTCCCCGCAAGCCGGTCGCGGCAGGCACCGAAACGGAAAGCGGAGCAGCCTGA
- a CDS encoding 2-hydroxyacid dehydrogenase → MRILVTEPLPGKGIDLLSSRYDTTVGERGEFDGEEHLKNEIGSYDALLSCLSNPVTADVLRSAPQLRIVSNYAVGYNNIDIETARELGILVANTPDVLTEATADCAFALLLSVARRLREAEDHLRAGKFDGWHPFGFLGTELHGKKAGILGMGRIGRAFARRARGFGMTVLYHNRNRLDTKTETSLQAQYVESIDQLAEQSDVLSLHCPLNDETRHAVNSERLGRMKPDAIVINTSRGPVIDESALADALHQKQIGGAGLDVFEEEPRVHPSLADAPNCVLLPHIGSATGQTRARMSALAASSIISHLEGKPDHAIPSLVFHR, encoded by the coding sequence ATGCGTATACTTGTAACCGAACCGCTGCCCGGAAAGGGAATCGACCTGCTCTCATCCCGGTACGATACAACTGTTGGTGAACGCGGGGAATTCGACGGCGAAGAGCATCTGAAAAACGAAATCGGCAGCTATGACGCACTTCTCAGCTGCCTGTCCAACCCCGTAACCGCCGATGTGCTCCGCAGCGCCCCCCAGCTCCGCATCGTATCCAACTACGCGGTCGGCTACAACAACATCGACATTGAAACAGCCAGGGAGCTCGGCATTCTTGTGGCAAATACGCCGGACGTGCTCACGGAAGCCACTGCCGATTGCGCTTTTGCCCTGCTGCTGAGTGTGGCGCGGCGTCTCCGCGAGGCAGAAGACCACTTGCGCGCCGGAAAATTTGACGGGTGGCACCCGTTCGGATTTCTCGGAACGGAGCTGCACGGCAAAAAGGCCGGCATACTCGGCATGGGCCGGATCGGGCGGGCTTTTGCCCGGCGTGCCAGAGGTTTCGGCATGACCGTTTTGTACCACAACCGCAACCGTCTTGACACCAAAACCGAGACTTCCCTGCAGGCACAGTATGTTGAAAGCATTGACCAGCTTGCGGAGCAGTCGGATGTGCTCTCCCTGCACTGCCCGCTGAACGACGAAACCCGGCATGCCGTCAACAGCGAGCGGCTTGGCCGGATGAAACCGGATGCCATTGTGATCAACACCTCCCGCGGGCCGGTCATCGACGAATCCGCACTTGCCGATGCTCTTCACCAAAAGCAAATCGGCGGAGCCGGGCTGGATGTCTTTGAAGAGGAACCCCGGGTCCATCCCTCGCTTGCGGATGCCCCCAACTGCGTGCTTCTGCCCCATATCGGCAGCGCAACCGGGCAGACCAGAGCCCGGATGAGTGCCCTGGCTGCATCCTCGATCATCTCCCATCTCGAGGGCAAACCCGACCATGCCATCCCCTCCCTGGTTTTTCATCGCTGA
- the rsfS gene encoding ribosome silencing factor, which produces MSQVSQKKSTSDTKNISTENPLVPLIGEALLEKKAEMIRVLDVRNLTTLTDYFIVCQGGSDTQIKAIAHNVIDRIKEQSGENVWKKEGLENRKWVVLDYVDVVVHIFDEETREFYGLESMWNDAGITSIEER; this is translated from the coding sequence ATGAGCCAAGTTTCTCAAAAAAAATCAACATCAGACACCAAAAATATATCAACTGAAAATCCGCTTGTGCCGCTTATCGGCGAAGCACTGCTCGAAAAAAAAGCAGAAATGATCCGGGTGCTTGATGTCCGGAACCTGACGACCCTGACCGACTATTTCATTGTATGCCAGGGAGGCTCTGATACCCAGATCAAAGCGATCGCCCACAACGTGATCGACCGTATAAAAGAACAGTCCGGCGAAAATGTCTGGAAAAAAGAGGGACTTGAAAACAGAAAATGGGTTGTTCTCGATTATGTCGATGTCGTCGTGCATATCTTTGATGAAGAAACCCGTGAATTTTACGGTCTGGAGAGCATGTGGAATGATGCCGGCATTACCTCCATCGAGGAGAGATAG
- a CDS encoding LytR C-terminal domain-containing protein has protein sequence MLHSALGFLSILLLVLLAALFTRIIYPRVLAERSEVSVLVSDVIQVEVLNGCGVPGLATKFTSRLRQNGFDVVQSGNFETFDITETIVIDRSGNSENAKRVARALGVPETRIQREISSDFYLDATIVIGSDYENLQP, from the coding sequence TTGCTGCACAGTGCTCTGGGCTTTTTAAGCATTCTGCTTTTAGTATTACTTGCCGCCCTTTTTACTCGAATCATATACCCGCGCGTGCTCGCTGAGCGAAGTGAAGTCAGTGTCCTGGTCAGCGATGTTATTCAGGTGGAAGTGCTGAACGGATGCGGCGTGCCCGGCCTCGCGACTAAATTCACCTCCCGATTGCGCCAAAACGGCTTTGATGTTGTACAATCCGGCAACTTCGAAACGTTTGATATTACAGAAACCATTGTAATCGACCGAAGCGGCAATTCGGAAAATGCCAAAAGGGTCGCAAGAGCACTGGGTGTGCCGGAAACACGGATTCAGCGTGAAATTTCCTCCGACTTCTACCTGGATGCGACCATTGTCATCGGGTCTGATTACGAAAACCTGCAACCATAA
- the queA gene encoding tRNA preQ1(34) S-adenosylmethionine ribosyltransferase-isomerase QueA yields MKLTDFRYEFDSIDVPAHPVEPRDAARLMVLNRADKTITHETFADIHKYFNKGDCLIYNNTKVFPARLKGKKEKTEASIEVFLLRELQPENKLWDVLVEPARKIRIGNKLYFGDDLVAEVVDNTTSRGRTIRFLFDEPNEKLYSMLDQLGEMPLPPYIDRKPEEKDKERYQTIFARERGAVAAPTAGMHFTPELIDKLKEKGVRMAPVTLHIGWGTFRQVEVEDLTKHRMDSENYYISEETSRTINEVLDSKKNKVVACGISSVRVVETSTMASGHAKPAMGWTDKFIYPPYDFKITEGLITNFHRPESTMLMLAAAFADFDFLMQAYKEAAEKNYRFYSFGDAMLII; encoded by the coding sequence ATGAAATTAACGGATTTCCGATACGAATTCGACAGCATTGATGTTCCCGCCCATCCCGTAGAACCAAGAGACGCTGCCAGACTGATGGTTCTGAACCGAGCCGACAAAACCATCACCCATGAAACCTTTGCCGACATCCACAAGTATTTCAACAAGGGTGATTGTCTTATATATAATAATACGAAAGTTTTTCCGGCCAGACTGAAAGGAAAAAAGGAGAAGACGGAGGCATCCATTGAGGTCTTCCTGCTGCGTGAACTCCAGCCGGAAAACAAGCTTTGGGATGTGCTTGTCGAGCCGGCACGCAAAATCAGGATCGGCAACAAGCTCTATTTTGGCGATGATCTGGTTGCCGAGGTGGTTGATAATACGACATCGCGCGGGCGGACCATACGATTTCTGTTTGATGAGCCGAATGAGAAGCTCTATTCCATGCTGGACCAGCTGGGCGAAATGCCGCTTCCTCCCTACATCGACAGAAAGCCCGAGGAGAAGGACAAGGAGCGGTATCAGACCATATTTGCACGCGAACGGGGGGCTGTTGCAGCACCGACGGCAGGCATGCATTTCACACCGGAACTGATTGACAAGCTCAAAGAGAAGGGCGTGCGCATGGCGCCGGTGACCCTGCATATCGGATGGGGTACGTTCCGGCAGGTTGAGGTCGAAGACCTGACCAAGCACCGGATGGATTCCGAGAATTACTACATCTCGGAAGAGACTTCGCGGACCATCAATGAGGTGCTGGACTCCAAAAAGAACAAAGTTGTGGCCTGCGGGATCTCATCGGTCCGGGTGGTGGAAACCAGCACCATGGCCAGCGGCCACGCCAAGCCTGCCATGGGCTGGACCGACAAGTTCATTTATCCTCCCTATGACTTCAAGATAACAGAAGGTCTTATTACGAACTTTCACCGGCCCGAATCCACCATGCTGATGCTTGCGGCGGCGTTCGCTGATTTTGACTTCCTGATGCAGGCCTACAAGGAGGCAGCCGAAAAGAACTACCGGTTCTACTCTTTCGGTGATGCCATGCTTATAATTTAA
- the ispD gene encoding 2-C-methyl-D-erythritol 4-phosphate cytidylyltransferase, protein MAKMNPEKSNKDAGVIIPSAGTGVRMGGGTPKQFLEINGMPLLAHTIRRILKISCLRKVVIPSSPDLSERTRDIAHEGLESSGLSGSVDIAVVAGGDERMDSVRNGLHALKDDDITMILVHDAVRPCFPLDAVEQAIDEARTSGAAIIAVPARDTVKMVDGNNVITSTPDRERVWLAQTPQVFRKELFVRAYDKLGDKAYLATDDASVVEQAGYPVRVVHGTHDNIKVTYRPDLQFAGIWLKANGEA, encoded by the coding sequence ATGGCAAAAATGAATCCGGAAAAGAGCAATAAAGATGCGGGTGTGATCATTCCCTCGGCCGGTACCGGAGTCCGGATGGGCGGCGGCACGCCCAAGCAGTTTCTGGAGATTAACGGAATGCCGCTGCTGGCACATACCATCCGCCGTATTCTGAAAATCAGCTGTCTCCGGAAAGTGGTCATCCCGTCGTCGCCCGATCTTTCCGAAAGAACCCGGGACATTGCGCACGAAGGCCTTGAAAGCAGTGGTCTGTCCGGTTCGGTTGACATCGCGGTTGTGGCGGGCGGAGACGAGAGGATGGATTCGGTGCGGAACGGTCTGCATGCGCTGAAGGATGACGATATCACCATGATTCTGGTTCACGATGCCGTAAGACCCTGTTTTCCGCTGGATGCTGTGGAGCAGGCTATTGACGAAGCGCGTACATCGGGAGCGGCCATCATAGCCGTGCCGGCGCGCGACACGGTGAAGATGGTGGACGGGAATAATGTTATTACGTCAACACCTGACCGTGAGCGCGTTTGGCTGGCTCAAACGCCGCAGGTATTTCGCAAAGAGTTGTTTGTCCGCGCCTACGACAAACTGGGCGACAAGGCGTACCTGGCCACGGATGATGCTTCTGTGGTGGAGCAGGCCGGATACCCGGTCCGTGTGGTGCACGGAACTCACGATAATATCAAGGTAACCTACCGGCCCGACCTGCAGTTTGCCGGGATCTGGCTGAAAGCGAACGGGGAGGCATGA
- the ispF gene encoding 2-C-methyl-D-erythritol 2,4-cyclodiphosphate synthase, with the protein MVKIGYGYDIHRLKTERRLVLGGVDIPFEKGLDGHSDADVLLHAITDAILGALALGDIGSHFPDTDPAFRDADSRVLLREVMDTIREKGYAVGNVDATVVAEYPKLLPYTDRMRHNIAEDLQVTKEQVSVKATTSEKMGMLGRGEGISAAAVCLLVPAGKRV; encoded by the coding sequence ATGGTAAAGATCGGATACGGCTATGATATCCACCGGCTCAAAACGGAGCGCAGGCTGGTGCTGGGGGGCGTTGACATTCCCTTCGAAAAAGGCCTTGACGGGCATTCGGATGCCGATGTGCTTCTGCATGCGATAACAGACGCTATTCTCGGTGCGCTTGCGCTTGGTGATATCGGCAGCCATTTTCCCGATACGGATCCGGCCTTCAGGGATGCCGACAGCCGGGTGCTGCTGCGCGAAGTTATGGACACTATCCGTGAGAAGGGGTACGCCGTAGGCAACGTCGATGCGACGGTGGTTGCCGAGTATCCGAAGCTGCTGCCCTATACGGATCGCATGCGGCACAATATTGCCGAAGATCTTCAAGTTACAAAAGAGCAGGTATCGGTCAAGGCTACGACATCCGAGAAAATGGGGATGTTAGGCCGCGGTGAGGGTATCAGTGCGGCGGCGGTCTGCCTGCTTGTACCGGCAGGAAAAAGGGTTTAA
- the tuf gene encoding elongation factor Tu: MAKETFQRTKPHVNVGTIGHVDHGKTTLTAAITKTMAKRYGGVAKDFADIDNAPEERERGITIATAHVEYETESRHYAHVDCPGHADYVKNMVTGAAQMDGAILVVAATDGPMPQTREHILLARQVGVPELVVFMNKVDLVDDEELLELVELEVRELLSKYEFDGDDAAVVKGSALNALNGEEKAEDQIIELMAAVDEKIPTPERDVDKPFLMPVEDVFTITGRGTVATGRIERGVVKLNQDVDIVGIREEKMKSVITGIEMFRRMLDEGQAGDNAGLLLRGIGKDDLERGMVICAPNSITPHKKFSCEVYVLSKDEGGRHTPFFKGYRPQFYFRTTDVTGVCELPEGVEMVMPGDNVAMEVNLIQPVAMEEGLRFAIREGGRTVGAGVVSKILD; the protein is encoded by the coding sequence ATGGCAAAAGAAACATTTCAACGGACCAAGCCGCACGTAAACGTAGGAACGATCGGACACGTGGATCACGGCAAGACGACCCTGACCGCAGCGATCACCAAGACCATGGCCAAGCGCTACGGCGGAGTGGCCAAGGATTTTGCTGACATTGACAATGCCCCCGAGGAGCGCGAGCGCGGTATTACCATTGCCACGGCACACGTGGAGTACGAGACCGAGAGTCGTCACTATGCCCACGTAGACTGCCCCGGTCACGCCGACTATGTCAAGAACATGGTTACCGGAGCGGCCCAGATGGACGGGGCGATTCTGGTGGTAGCGGCCACCGACGGACCGATGCCGCAGACGCGTGAGCACATTCTTCTGGCGCGTCAGGTAGGCGTACCGGAGCTGGTGGTATTCATGAACAAGGTTGACCTTGTTGATGACGAGGAGCTTCTGGAGCTTGTGGAGCTGGAGGTTCGCGAATTGCTGAGCAAGTATGAATTTGACGGCGACGATGCCGCTGTAGTGAAGGGATCGGCCCTGAACGCCCTGAACGGCGAGGAGAAGGCCGAAGACCAGATCATTGAGCTGATGGCGGCCGTGGATGAGAAGATACCTACGCCGGAGCGGGATGTGGACAAGCCGTTTTTGATGCCGGTTGAGGACGTATTCACCATTACCGGGCGTGGCACGGTAGCTACGGGCCGGATCGAGCGTGGCGTGGTCAAGCTCAACCAGGATGTTGACATTGTGGGTATCCGCGAGGAGAAGATGAAGTCGGTAATCACGGGTATCGAGATGTTCCGCCGGATGCTTGACGAAGGCCAGGCCGGAGACAATGCCGGATTGCTGCTCCGCGGCATAGGCAAAGACGACCTGGAGCGCGGGATGGTTATCTGTGCGCCGAACTCGATCACCCCTCACAAGAAGTTTTCCTGCGAGGTGTATGTACTGAGCAAGGATGAGGGCGGGCGTCACACGCCGTTTTTCAAGGGCTATCGCCCGCAGTTCTATTTCCGTACGACCGATGTGACGGGCGTATGTGAGCTTCCCGAAGGCGTGGAGATGGTCATGCCGGGCGACAATGTTGCCATGGAAGTCAACCTGATACAGCCGGTAGCCATGGAAGAAGGACTTCGTTTTGCCATCCGTGAAGGTGGCCGAACCGTAGGTGCCGGCGTAGTAAGTAAAATTCTGGACTAA
- the secE gene encoding preprotein translocase subunit SecE, which produces MNKITEYFQSVKKEMGKVSWPTQQELIDSTVIVVVFSIIVSLFIFGVDRVYSTVLELIFG; this is translated from the coding sequence ATGAACAAGATTACAGAATATTTTCAAAGTGTAAAAAAGGAGATGGGAAAAGTCTCCTGGCCGACACAACAAGAACTCATCGACAGTACCGTAATTGTGGTCGTCTTCTCCATAATAGTATCGCTATTTATTTTTGGAGTTGACCGCGTTTACAGCACTGTGCTGGAACTGATCTTTGGTTAA
- the nusG gene encoding transcription termination/antitermination protein NusG — protein MENQQRNWYVVRCFSGHEKKVKEYLQREIELQGFEDKITQILIPSETVVEIRSGKKRTREKNFFPGYIIIESVFDDAVNNLVSNAPSVIGFLKNDKESPRPTPLKEEEVNRILGRTSRAEAGEGSSLVEIPFKKGDLVKVIDGPFKDFDGTVEEIYPDKLKLRVMVSIFGRRTPVEVDVNQVDPDV, from the coding sequence ATGGAAAATCAGCAACGGAACTGGTATGTCGTGCGCTGTTTCTCAGGCCATGAAAAAAAAGTAAAAGAGTACCTTCAGCGGGAAATTGAACTTCAGGGTTTTGAGGACAAGATTACACAGATCCTGATTCCGAGCGAAACGGTTGTCGAAATCCGTTCAGGCAAAAAGCGGACCAGGGAAAAGAACTTCTTCCCCGGGTACATCATCATTGAATCCGTTTTTGATGATGCGGTCAACAATCTTGTTTCCAATGCGCCTTCGGTTATCGGATTCCTGAAAAATGACAAGGAAAGTCCGCGTCCGACACCGCTGAAAGAAGAAGAGGTGAACAGAATTCTGGGAAGAACTTCACGGGCCGAAGCTGGTGAAGGCTCCAGTCTCGTCGAAATTCCTTTCAAAAAAGGAGACCTGGTGAAAGTGATCGACGGTCCCTTCAAGGATTTTGACGGCACGGTCGAAGAGATTTATCCGGACAAACTGAAGCTGCGTGTCATGGTCAGTATCTTTGGCCGGCGAACGCCGGTGGAGGTGGATGTCAACCAGGTAGATCCCGATGTTTGA